The genome window GATAACGCGCTAAACGACAAAGAGCAGCTTATTTTCCTCGCGCTTTTAAAGGAAGAGTACGTCGGCGAAACGGACGCAAACCGCGATTTAAACGCGCTTGTGGGGATTTTAAGCGCGGACGAATTCGAACGCATAAAAAATCGTGCCCTACTGGATGAGGGCTCAAAACTAATCGAAAACGGCCTCATCGACTACGACGAGTCGCTAAATACCTACGGCGGCTTTAGCAGGACGTTTTACATAACCGACGAAATTTTACAAAGCGTAATGCACCCAAAAACCGAGAGCAAAAGCAAAAAACTAGCGCTAGAAACTCTCGTAAAAGAGCAGGAAATCTTTGAGCTCATTGAGCCCTCGACCGACATAAACGACGTCGTGCTGGACGTCAAGGTAAAAGAGCTACTGGACGCGATCCTAAAACAAGTAGATCGCCGCGTGCTGGCGCGCCTATCTAGCTGGGGTATCAAGTCGCGCAAGAACGTAGACGCCAAAATCATCTTTTACGGGCCGCCGGGTACGGGCAAAACCATGAGCGCGCTAAGCCTCGCAAAGAGCCTAAAAAAGCAGGTTCTTAGCTTTGACTGCTCTAAAATTTTGAGCAAATACGTCGGCGAGAGCGAACAAAACGTACGTAAAATTTTCGATACGTACAAAGAAATCTGCGCCAAAAGCAAGAGCGAGCCCGTGCTGCTGCTAAACGAAGCCGATCAGTTTCTAAGCACGCGCGTCGAGGGCGGTAGCGGCGCGGACAAGATGCACAATCAAATGCAAAATATATTTTTGGAGCAAATCGAGCGCTTCGAGGGCGTACTCATCGCCACGACGAACTTCTTGCAAAGCCTGGATATCGCGTTTTCTCGCAGGTTTGATTATAAGATCGAGTTTAAAAAGCCCGACCTCGCCGCTCGCCTTGCGATCTGGCGCAAAGTGCTACCGGAAAATGCGAGCTTTGAGGAAAATTTCGACGTCAAAGAGCTGGCTAAATTTGAGCTAAGCGGCGCGCAAATCATGCTCGCGCTCAAAAACACCGCTCTAAAAGTCGCCGTGCGCGAGGACGGGATATTTACGATGGGCGACTTTGAAAGCGAGATCAAACGCGAGATGAGCTCAAATTTCGGCGAGGATAAGAAAGTCGGGTTTGACGGATAAATTCGGCTAAATTTGAGAGTGCGGCGGGGTTAAATCGGCTAAATTTAGCTCGCTGTTTGGCTAAGACGCTTTTACCACATTTAAGCCGCTTGCAAAGCTTTATCGCGCGCTC of Campylobacter showae contains these proteins:
- a CDS encoding ATP-binding protein, which gives rise to MRFLIEFIGGEQNSKISSLIKCSENEAKILRHLSKGYVEGTPQSSVYDVLCAVFGSEEYKFLAGLADVKNLLESGWIVQGFSIFKNQSADSAGSNLLGLLHSEISLSPLFLKILEEGEFGLTLPAVAPYADHLDYLKDQFLRVELYGKLSFFSKNVSSDAKSRLEKDVKELEAIIEKRLNLSKVSISVEQIFKDNALNDKEQLIFLALLKEEYVGETDANRDLNALVGILSADEFERIKNRALLDEGSKLIENGLIDYDESLNTYGGFSRTFYITDEILQSVMHPKTESKSKKLALETLVKEQEIFELIEPSTDINDVVLDVKVKELLDAILKQVDRRVLARLSSWGIKSRKNVDAKIIFYGPPGTGKTMSALSLAKSLKKQVLSFDCSKILSKYVGESEQNVRKIFDTYKEICAKSKSEPVLLLNEADQFLSTRVEGGSGADKMHNQMQNIFLEQIERFEGVLIATTNFLQSLDIAFSRRFDYKIEFKKPDLAARLAIWRKVLPENASFEENFDVKELAKFELSGAQIMLALKNTALKVAVREDGIFTMGDFESEIKREMSSNFGEDKKVGFDG